Proteins co-encoded in one Bacillus sp. 2205SS5-2 genomic window:
- a CDS encoding YgaP family membrane protein → MKTNVGATDRIIRIVLALVLFSLFFLLEGNLKYLSLIGIIPLLTAFVRFCPLYSLVGTSTCKVK, encoded by the coding sequence ATGAAAACGAATGTAGGAGCAACTGATCGAATAATTCGAATTGTATTAGCATTAGTTCTTTTCTCATTATTTTTTCTCCTTGAAGGGAACCTAAAATATCTATCTCTAATTGGTATCATTCCACTTTTAACTGCTTTTGTGAGATTCTGTCCATTATATTCTTTAGTGGGAACCAGTACCTGCAAAGTGAAATAG
- a CDS encoding NAD(P)H-binding protein produces MKSALVVGATGLVGGEVVNLLLESTEYESVTVLVRKEINIQHPKLIVKVIDFLHLETEVQDKYDDVFCCLGTTIKKAKTKEKFIEVDFTYPVQLAKRTKELGAKQFLVISAIGAKSSSPFFYSKVKGELEESLKKVNLPSLKIFRPSLLVGERAEFRLGEKMGEIAGNILKPFLQGSLRKYRNIHSDKVAASMYEAALEQEMIAVKIYESTDMQ; encoded by the coding sequence ATGAAGAGTGCATTAGTCGTCGGAGCAACAGGTTTAGTTGGGGGAGAAGTAGTCAATCTTTTATTAGAAAGCACAGAATATGAATCTGTTACCGTTTTAGTGAGAAAAGAAATCAATATTCAACACCCAAAACTGATAGTGAAAGTGATCGATTTTCTTCATTTGGAAACAGAAGTTCAAGACAAGTACGATGACGTATTTTGTTGTTTAGGGACCACCATCAAGAAGGCGAAAACAAAAGAGAAGTTTATTGAAGTGGATTTCACCTACCCTGTCCAACTTGCCAAACGAACGAAAGAGCTTGGTGCTAAGCAATTTTTAGTGATTTCGGCGATTGGTGCCAAGTCATCTTCTCCTTTTTTTTATAGTAAAGTAAAAGGAGAATTAGAAGAGAGTTTAAAGAAGGTAAATCTGCCTTCTTTGAAAATTTTTCGACCTTCATTATTAGTAGGAGAGCGTGCTGAATTTCGCTTAGGCGAAAAAATGGGCGAGATTGCAGGGAATATTTTAAAACCATTTTTGCAAGGTTCTCTTCGAAAATACCGTAATATCCATAGTGATAAGGTAGCGGCAAGTATGTATGAAGCGGCACTTGAACAAGAAATGATCGCAGTGAAAATTTATGAATCAACCGATATGCAGTGA